The following are encoded together in the uncultured Sphaerochaeta sp. genome:
- a CDS encoding ATP-binding protein codes for MHQILILSGKGGTGKTTVASAFINLSEAKAYADCDVDAPNLHLVMGSYEQEQKKDYFGLPKAVIDPDMCISCNKCFEVCRFDAIKPGNPYKVLPIACEGCNYCIHVCPVEAIHSEEAKVGNLKLLKRKEEIFSTATLLMGSGTTGKLVTEVKNQLKEVSSKHEVAILDGSPGIGCPVIASLSGVSLALMVAEPSVSGLADLKRVLASARQLQVPVAVIVNKYDSNERKSAEIEVHCYKEGIPFLGKIPYDKMALEAINTGRTLVEMDSKGAEAIKTIYEKTLRLMKERIHT; via the coding sequence ATGCATCAGATTCTGATCCTCAGCGGTAAGGGAGGGACAGGCAAGACCACGGTGGCCAGTGCTTTTATCAACCTTAGCGAAGCAAAAGCCTATGCTGATTGCGACGTCGATGCACCAAATCTCCATCTCGTGATGGGATCATATGAGCAGGAGCAAAAGAAAGACTATTTTGGATTGCCCAAGGCCGTGATCGACCCAGATATGTGTATCAGCTGCAACAAGTGCTTTGAGGTATGCCGATTTGATGCCATTAAGCCGGGAAATCCGTATAAAGTGCTTCCCATCGCTTGTGAAGGTTGCAACTACTGTATCCATGTCTGCCCTGTGGAAGCAATACACAGTGAGGAGGCGAAAGTCGGAAACCTGAAATTGCTGAAACGTAAGGAAGAGATTTTCTCAACAGCAACGCTCCTAATGGGTAGTGGCACTACCGGAAAACTGGTCACTGAAGTCAAGAATCAGCTGAAGGAAGTAAGCAGCAAGCATGAAGTTGCCATACTTGATGGAAGCCCTGGCATAGGATGCCCGGTAATAGCCTCCTTGAGTGGGGTAAGCCTGGCACTTATGGTTGCTGAACCCTCGGTCAGTGGGCTCGCCGATCTCAAACGTGTGTTGGCCAGTGCCAGACAGTTACAAGTACCAGTTGCTGTTATTGTAAACAAATATGACTCGAATGAACGCAAGAGCGCAGAAATAGAAGTACACTGCTACAAGGAGGGAATACCATTCCTTGGAAAAATCCCCTACGACAAGATGGCACTGGAAGCAATCAATACTGGTAGGACGTTGGTCGAAATGGACAGCAAGGGAGCTGAGGCGATCAAGACCATCTATGAGAAGACCTTACGATTGATGAAGGAGCGTATACACACATGA
- the hpt gene encoding hypoxanthine phosphoribosyltransferase, translating to MKDSLAIPALTEDLARVLIDADTINRRVDELARQISSDYADTENDLILVGVLKGSFIFIADLARKLNVKHVVDFIALSSYQGDHSGNVRLLMDTRENMEEKHVLIIEDILDSGNTLDYLIRNFKTRNPKSVKTAVLLDKPDRHILPVEIDYIGFTIPDVWVVGYGLDYNEKYRTLPYIAEMYPQA from the coding sequence CGCTATCCCTGCTTTGACAGAGGATCTCGCTCGTGTTCTCATCGATGCCGACACCATCAATAGACGGGTCGATGAACTGGCTCGCCAGATCAGCAGTGACTATGCCGATACTGAAAATGACCTGATTCTCGTAGGGGTTCTTAAGGGATCATTTATTTTTATTGCAGATTTAGCAAGAAAACTGAATGTGAAGCATGTTGTGGACTTCATTGCCCTCTCATCCTATCAAGGGGACCATAGCGGAAATGTCCGCCTCCTGATGGATACCAGAGAAAATATGGAAGAGAAACATGTCCTGATCATCGAAGATATACTTGACAGTGGAAACACACTGGACTATCTCATCCGAAACTTTAAGACAAGAAATCCCAAGTCTGTGAAGACTGCAGTTCTTTTGGATAAACCTGACAGGCACATTTTGCCTGTTGAAATCGACTACATCGGTTTTACCATCCCTGATGTCTGGGTTGTTGGATACGGCCTGGACTACAATGAAAAATACAGGACCCTCCCCTACATCGCAGAGATGTACCCACAAGCATAA
- a CDS encoding DUF134 domain-containing protein, producing MPRPRKWRNVCALPQITKFGPLGVPLDETPSIIMTVDEYETIRLIDQEGLTQEMCAGQMNVARTTVQGIYESARKKLAESLVEGKLLFIEGGEYHLNDHDGPHRYGCGRGCRRGHGRHQHRQGDIPQ from the coding sequence ATGCCCCGTCCACGTAAATGGAGAAACGTCTGTGCACTTCCCCAAATCACCAAGTTCGGGCCCCTCGGGGTCCCCTTGGATGAAACCCCATCCATTATCATGACCGTTGATGAGTATGAAACAATTCGACTCATCGACCAGGAAGGATTGACCCAAGAGATGTGCGCTGGGCAGATGAATGTTGCCAGGACCACTGTCCAAGGCATCTATGAAAGCGCCAGAAAGAAATTGGCAGAATCATTGGTGGAGGGCAAGCTGCTCTTCATTGAGGGTGGTGAGTACCACCTGAATGACCATGATGGCCCCCATCGCTACGGCTGCGGTCGTGGATGCAGGAGGGGGCATGGTCGCCACCAACACAGACAAGGAGATATACCGCAATGA
- a CDS encoding DUF5320 domain-containing protein yields MPKRNGTGPMGYGPMTGRGMGYCRGGVGYGMGRGAGFGRGLGWGMHVSPISLAERKRLLEEELKQLEAQMKESNE; encoded by the coding sequence ATGCCAAAAAGAAATGGAACAGGCCCTATGGGCTACGGACCTATGACTGGAAGAGGTATGGGATACTGCCGTGGCGGAGTTGGCTATGGTATGGGACGTGGTGCAGGTTTCGGCCGAGGACTCGGCTGGGGAATGCACGTATCTCCCATCTCCCTTGCTGAACGCAAGCGTTTGCTTGAGGAAGAACTCAAACAACTTGAAGCTCAGATGAAAGAGAGTAACGAATAG
- a CDS encoding NifB/NifX family molybdenum-iron cluster-binding protein, whose translation MIVAVPAEEKSLDSAICVSFGRAPIYCLYDTEKETSTFLDNKAAEASGGAGIQAAQFLADQKIDSLITFRLGENASKVLSAANISILKALNLSIADNIANLLEGKLTSLNEVHPGFHHAH comes from the coding sequence ATGATTGTAGCAGTACCCGCAGAAGAAAAGAGCTTGGACAGTGCCATTTGTGTATCGTTTGGACGAGCACCCATCTATTGTCTCTATGATACAGAAAAAGAGACGAGTACCTTTTTAGACAACAAAGCTGCTGAAGCTTCAGGGGGAGCAGGGATCCAGGCCGCACAATTCCTCGCTGACCAGAAGATTGACAGTCTGATCACCTTCCGCTTGGGAGAAAATGCCTCGAAAGTCCTGAGCGCTGCGAACATCAGCATCCTCAAGGCACTCAACCTGAGCATCGCAGATAATATTGCAAACCTCCTGGAAGGCAAGCTTACTTCCCTGAACGAGGTACATCCTGGATTTCATCATGCACACTAA
- a CDS encoding phosphoribosyltransferase encodes MDDNKFYVSYNSVHKLVKKLSKELIETGYDPDVIVAIGSGGYIPARIIKTFINRPIYAVGISYYGIDKKHKDHPTKIQWIDEVQSQLVGKKVLLIDEVDDTRATLAYCIGELLKYKPEEIAVLVLHNKNKEKDVEFPVEIKRYFAGLNLDDVWIKYPWDAEDIDSHTEKENLMLDHLKKEGKELYQ; translated from the coding sequence ATGGACGACAACAAGTTCTATGTCAGTTACAATTCGGTGCATAAACTGGTTAAGAAACTCAGCAAAGAGTTGATTGAAACAGGCTATGACCCCGATGTAATCGTTGCAATCGGAAGCGGAGGCTACATCCCTGCAAGAATTATCAAGACCTTCATAAATCGTCCGATTTATGCAGTGGGAATTTCCTATTACGGTATCGACAAGAAACACAAGGACCACCCTACAAAAATCCAATGGATCGATGAAGTACAGTCCCAGTTGGTTGGCAAGAAGGTACTCCTCATTGATGAGGTAGATGATACACGTGCCACCTTGGCATACTGTATTGGTGAGTTGCTGAAATACAAGCCTGAAGAAATCGCAGTCCTGGTTCTCCATAACAAGAATAAGGAAAAGGATGTTGAGTTCCCTGTGGAGATCAAGCGCTACTTCGCCGGACTCAACCTGGATGATGTTTGGATCAAGTATCCCTGGGATGCTGAAGACATCGACAGCCATACAGAAAAAGAGAATCTGATGCTTGATCATCTGAAAAAAGAAGGCAAGGAGTTATACCAATGA
- a CDS encoding 4Fe-4S binding protein encodes MHTKATIAVLSGKGGTGKTLVSVNLAAVAANATYIDCDTEEPNGHIFIKPTIVEEYVVSEPKPIVNQDLCDGCRICVEACAFNALALIGKSLLVFDEICHSCGLCTHICPKRALHEEQRPLGMVKRGRKHGITFLAGEMNVGESSAVPIIKALMREKKTDLVIIDSPPGSGCLVTETVGNADYCLLVAEPTIFGAHNLAMVHELVTLMGKPSAVLLNKTQEGENPSEVYARQHGLKIIGTLPYDEHLALLSSDGYLAAEEDEHYHTYFKELLSKVVEEASHASDSDPQR; translated from the coding sequence ATGCACACTAAGGCTACCATTGCAGTTCTCAGTGGCAAGGGAGGTACCGGAAAAACCCTGGTATCGGTAAACCTTGCTGCTGTGGCAGCAAATGCAACCTATATTGATTGCGACACGGAAGAGCCGAACGGACACATCTTCATCAAGCCTACCATTGTAGAGGAGTATGTCGTTTCTGAACCAAAGCCGATAGTAAACCAGGATCTTTGCGATGGCTGTAGGATATGTGTGGAAGCCTGTGCATTCAATGCCTTGGCACTCATTGGAAAGAGCCTCTTGGTCTTCGATGAAATCTGTCACTCCTGTGGGCTATGCACGCATATCTGCCCCAAAAGAGCACTTCATGAGGAACAGCGCCCACTGGGCATGGTTAAACGGGGTAGGAAGCATGGAATCACCTTCCTCGCGGGTGAGATGAATGTTGGGGAGAGCTCTGCAGTTCCCATCATCAAGGCACTCATGAGAGAGAAAAAAACCGATTTGGTTATTATCGACAGTCCCCCTGGTAGCGGGTGCCTGGTAACGGAGACTGTCGGCAACGCTGACTACTGTCTCCTGGTTGCTGAACCTACCATCTTTGGAGCACACAACCTGGCGATGGTACATGAGTTGGTCACCCTTATGGGAAAACCCTCTGCGGTACTCCTGAACAAGACCCAGGAGGGAGAGAACCCCAGTGAGGTCTACGCAAGGCAGCATGGGCTCAAGATTATTGGAACACTCCCTTACGATGAGCATTTGGCTCTTCTCTCCAGTGACGGGTATCTAGCTGCCGAGGAAGATGAACACTATCACACCTATTTCAAGGAACTGCTGTCAAAGGTAGTAGAGGAGGCCAGCCATGCATCAGATTCTGATCCTCAGCGGTAA
- a CDS encoding adenylosuccinate synthase, whose translation MSNVTSIVGAQWGDEGKGRIVDYLAVNSDLVIRFQGGDNAGHTVINDKGKFALHIIPSGIFNPETMNIVGAGTVVNFETMSEELQTITAKGVTDNLFIDVRAHLIMPYHRALDGAQEQSKSDKMQIGTTKRGIGPCYSDKATRSGIRAADLLDEDRLRNRIEMALPQKNRELAYFGLKEYTVDEIMELCSKWKKTYGDKIIDTLPVVRQAYEEGRKILLEGQLGVMRDLDWGIYPYTTSSSPTSGGAAIGSGLGPSRIDEVIGVTKVYSTSVGGGPFMTELFDENAEKLRSVGGEYGATTGRPRRCGWFDAVATEFSCWINGFTSIALTKLDILDGFEKIKVCTGYRVNGEVINYLPETAQQEIAEPIYEEYDGWMSDTSGARKWDDLPKNAQIYCKRLAELVGAPIKFISVGPERDQIIIM comes from the coding sequence ATGAGCAACGTTACTTCAATTGTAGGAGCCCAGTGGGGCGATGAAGGAAAAGGCCGCATCGTAGACTATTTGGCAGTGAACTCCGATTTGGTCATCCGTTTCCAAGGCGGTGATAATGCAGGGCACACAGTTATCAATGATAAGGGCAAGTTCGCCCTCCATATCATCCCGTCCGGTATCTTCAATCCTGAGACCATGAATATCGTGGGAGCAGGGACTGTCGTCAATTTCGAGACCATGAGTGAAGAGTTACAGACCATTACCGCCAAGGGTGTAACGGACAATCTGTTCATCGACGTACGTGCCCACCTGATCATGCCCTACCACCGAGCACTCGATGGCGCTCAGGAACAGTCCAAGAGTGACAAGATGCAGATCGGTACAACCAAGCGTGGTATCGGACCTTGCTACAGTGACAAGGCTACTCGTAGCGGCATCAGGGCAGCAGACCTACTTGATGAGGACCGACTTAGAAACCGTATTGAAATGGCACTTCCCCAGAAGAATCGTGAACTTGCCTACTTTGGGCTGAAAGAGTACACCGTGGATGAAATCATGGAGCTCTGCTCGAAGTGGAAGAAAACCTACGGTGATAAGATTATCGATACCCTTCCTGTGGTACGTCAGGCGTACGAAGAGGGCCGCAAGATTCTTCTTGAAGGTCAGCTGGGTGTTATGAGAGACCTTGACTGGGGCATCTACCCCTACACCACCAGCAGCAGCCCTACCTCTGGTGGAGCCGCAATCGGCAGTGGCCTTGGACCAAGCAGGATTGATGAGGTCATCGGGGTAACCAAGGTCTACTCAACCAGCGTTGGCGGTGGCCCGTTCATGACTGAATTGTTTGACGAGAATGCCGAGAAGCTTCGTTCTGTTGGTGGTGAATATGGAGCAACTACCGGAAGACCACGACGCTGTGGTTGGTTTGACGCAGTTGCAACCGAATTTTCTTGCTGGATCAATGGATTTACCTCCATCGCCCTTACTAAACTTGACATCCTCGATGGGTTCGAGAAGATCAAGGTATGTACGGGCTACCGGGTAAACGGAGAGGTTATCAATTACCTGCCCGAGACGGCCCAGCAGGAAATTGCCGAGCCAATCTATGAAGAGTACGATGGCTGGATGAGTGACACGAGTGGTGCCCGCAAGTGGGACGATCTGCCGAAGAATGCACAGATCTACTGCAAGCGTCTTGCAGAGTTGGTCGGTGCACCGATCAAGTTCATCTCGGTTGGGCCTGAGAGGGATCAGATCATCATCATGTAA